One genomic region from Nitrospira sp. encodes:
- a CDS encoding DEAD/DEAH box helicase — translation MPLTRFHPIISAWFSSCVGRPTDVQVQAWPVILSGRDALIAAPTGSGKTLAAFLSCIDQLFNHALNRELDDHTQVLYVSPLKALSNDIQKNLQKPLAEIGQLALQAGLLMPELRVLVRTGDTPMADRQQMLKRPPHILVTTPESLFILLTADKSRRLLQTVRTVIVDEIHALVPNKRGAHMALSLERLEALTLTKPQRIGLSATQRPIETVAQFLVGDRPTPTIIDVGHKRQMDLAVEVPKDELSAVATNAVWADIYDRVAELVRQHRTTLVFVNTRRLAERVSHYLEERLSDLGPDAVAAHHGSLSRQIRLSAEEQLKSGKTRVVVATASLELGIDVGTVDLVCQIGSPRAIATCLQRIGRAGHWIKAIPKGRLFATTRDELLECAAVIRAIKQGTLDCIEVPTAPLDILAQQIVAAAATQVWTEGELFALVRRAGPYRELDRATFDRIVQMLADGIATNRGRGLAYLYRDRINHHVKGRRGARLAAITSGGAIPDTANYAVVAEPDGTVVGSVDEDFAVESLAGDIMLLGNTSWRIKGVEMGKVLVEDAHGAPPNIPFWRGEAPSRTAELSAEVAQLRQLIAERAGSSESSAGALSTQPASPTQRGEHSALQWLEQDCCLDQRGAQQAVEYVLMGKAVLGVVPTQDTIVAERFFDESGGMQLVIHAPFGGRINKAWGLALRKRFCVTFDFELQAAATDNGLVISLGEKHSFPLESVFGYLHSNRVRDVLIQAVLLAPMFATRWRWNASRSLALLRFANGKKVPPQIQRMKAEDLLAAVFPDAIACQENLTGERAMRQIPDHPLVQETLRDCLTEAMDLEGLTNVLRRIESGAIRCVAIDTPAPSAFSHEILNANPYAFLDDAPLEERRARAVEMRRMLPVEMAGQVGALDPAAIEEVQRESWPVVRDADELHDALLTLVWVPESESTQWTAYLLPLLESGRAVQVTSDSSPYMPHSTKGWVATENRDRLEQLFTTGDNQTLDAIVLGWMESIGPTTMRELAERLHLPVDAINASMARLETQGQVLRGRFRSTAALSTQHSALSGEAQASPEWCHRRLLARIHRLTIGILRKEVEPVTAADFMRFLLQWQHVLPGSRQHGEVGLQQVIGQLAGFEAAASAWEPQLLRVRMAKYEPELLDRLCLSGAASWGRLSTHPRFLQAGEPERRRIIPTSVAPISLFPREDGEWLLNAFLDAACRPDTNAQLSTVAQDLRRALQQHGASFFTDLVKVTNHLPAEVENGLWELVAAGLVTADGFDNLRALMDPHRRRAEGRERARRPRHSSGRWSLLLSPNRAGINGQSSIGTNSALSTQPCERTARLLLRRYGVVFRDVLARESLVQSWRDLLVQYRRMEMAGEVRGGRFVNGFTGEQFALPEAVESLRAMRKQETSSGAGHEVKLSATDPLNLVGVILPGPRIPSVPTNFVVFKDGALIRTVIGRQGNAAHSVAEQISTATARQPA, via the coding sequence TAATCATGCGCTCAATCGTGAACTCGACGACCATACGCAGGTCCTGTATGTCTCACCGCTCAAGGCTTTGAGCAACGACATCCAGAAGAATCTCCAGAAGCCGCTCGCGGAAATCGGGCAACTCGCGTTACAGGCTGGGTTACTGATGCCGGAGCTGCGTGTGCTTGTTCGCACCGGCGATACGCCGATGGCGGATCGGCAGCAGATGCTCAAGCGTCCGCCGCATATCCTCGTCACCACACCGGAGTCGCTCTTCATCCTGCTCACGGCGGATAAAAGCCGGCGCTTGTTGCAGACGGTGCGCACCGTGATCGTCGATGAAATTCATGCGTTGGTGCCGAACAAGCGTGGAGCCCATATGGCGCTTTCGTTAGAACGGCTGGAGGCGCTGACCTTGACGAAACCGCAGCGGATTGGCCTCTCAGCCACGCAGAGGCCGATAGAAACGGTCGCGCAGTTCCTGGTCGGAGACCGTCCGACACCGACGATCATCGATGTGGGCCACAAGCGGCAGATGGATCTTGCGGTTGAAGTACCGAAGGATGAACTGAGCGCCGTCGCGACCAATGCCGTCTGGGCCGACATTTACGACCGTGTGGCTGAGCTTGTACGGCAGCATCGTACGACGTTGGTCTTCGTCAATACACGCCGCTTGGCCGAGCGGGTCTCTCACTATCTTGAAGAACGGCTCTCGGATCTCGGACCTGACGCAGTGGCGGCCCACCACGGCAGCCTGTCCCGGCAGATTCGGTTGTCGGCGGAGGAACAGCTGAAGTCCGGCAAGACTCGGGTGGTCGTGGCGACGGCGTCGCTTGAACTCGGGATCGACGTCGGCACGGTCGATCTCGTCTGTCAGATCGGCTCTCCACGGGCGATCGCGACCTGTTTGCAACGGATCGGTCGCGCCGGTCACTGGATTAAGGCCATCCCGAAAGGCCGGCTGTTTGCCACGACCAGAGATGAACTGCTCGAGTGCGCCGCGGTGATCCGCGCGATCAAACAGGGGACATTGGACTGCATTGAGGTCCCCACGGCACCACTCGATATTCTGGCCCAACAAATCGTTGCCGCTGCAGCGACGCAAGTCTGGACAGAGGGAGAGCTGTTTGCGTTGGTCCGCCGCGCGGGTCCCTATCGCGAACTGGATCGAGCCACGTTCGATCGTATCGTACAGATGTTGGCAGATGGCATTGCGACCAACCGTGGCAGAGGACTGGCGTATCTCTATCGCGATCGGATCAACCATCACGTGAAAGGGCGGCGAGGGGCGAGGCTTGCAGCGATCACCTCAGGCGGTGCGATTCCCGATACCGCCAACTATGCTGTGGTGGCGGAGCCGGACGGCACAGTTGTGGGATCAGTCGATGAAGACTTCGCGGTGGAAAGTTTGGCCGGCGACATCATGTTGCTCGGTAACACGTCCTGGCGGATCAAGGGTGTCGAGATGGGGAAGGTGCTGGTGGAAGACGCCCATGGTGCACCGCCCAACATCCCGTTCTGGCGAGGCGAGGCTCCTTCGCGCACGGCGGAACTCTCCGCAGAAGTGGCTCAGCTGCGACAATTGATCGCTGAACGGGCTGGTTCCTCCGAATCCTCAGCTGGTGCACTCAGCACCCAGCCCGCTTCGCCGACTCAGCGAGGCGAGCACTCAGCACTTCAGTGGCTCGAGCAAGACTGCTGCCTGGATCAACGGGGAGCCCAGCAGGCTGTCGAATATGTCTTGATGGGGAAAGCTGTATTGGGAGTCGTGCCGACTCAGGACACGATCGTTGCGGAGAGGTTTTTTGATGAAAGCGGCGGCATGCAGCTGGTGATTCATGCGCCGTTCGGAGGGCGGATCAATAAGGCCTGGGGGCTCGCCTTGCGGAAGCGGTTCTGTGTGACATTCGACTTTGAGCTGCAGGCAGCGGCCACGGATAACGGTCTTGTGATTTCGCTGGGAGAAAAGCACAGTTTCCCGCTGGAGTCTGTATTCGGATATCTTCATTCCAACAGGGTGCGAGACGTTTTGATCCAGGCGGTGTTGCTCGCGCCGATGTTTGCCACGCGCTGGCGCTGGAACGCTTCACGATCATTGGCCTTGCTACGCTTCGCGAATGGCAAGAAAGTCCCGCCGCAGATTCAGCGGATGAAAGCAGAAGACCTGCTGGCAGCGGTGTTTCCGGATGCCATCGCTTGTCAGGAAAATCTGACCGGCGAGCGGGCCATGCGGCAGATTCCTGACCATCCGCTGGTACAGGAAACATTGCGGGACTGTCTAACTGAAGCGATGGATCTTGAGGGCCTCACGAACGTCCTACGGCGGATCGAATCCGGCGCAATCCGGTGTGTGGCGATCGATACGCCGGCGCCGTCCGCTTTTTCGCACGAAATCCTCAACGCGAATCCCTACGCCTTCTTGGATGATGCGCCGCTGGAGGAGCGTCGAGCGCGAGCGGTGGAGATGCGCCGAATGCTTCCTGTGGAGATGGCGGGCCAGGTTGGTGCGCTTGATCCAGCGGCGATAGAAGAGGTGCAGCGAGAGTCCTGGCCCGTCGTCCGCGATGCCGACGAACTGCATGATGCGCTGCTGACACTGGTCTGGGTGCCTGAGTCTGAATCGACACAATGGACAGCCTATCTGCTACCACTCTTGGAATCCGGTCGTGCGGTCCAGGTCACCTCAGACTCCTCGCCATACATGCCTCACTCTACAAAGGGGTGGGTAGCGACAGAAAATAGGGACCGGCTTGAGCAGTTGTTCACAACTGGTGACAACCAGACGCTCGATGCCATCGTGCTCGGTTGGATGGAAAGCATTGGTCCGACGACCATGCGCGAATTAGCTGAACGTCTGCATTTGCCTGTTGATGCAATTAACGCCTCGATGGCTCGGCTCGAGACTCAAGGACAGGTATTGCGCGGTCGGTTTCGCTCTACCGCAGCACTGTCTACTCAGCACTCAGCACTCTCCGGCGAGGCTCAAGCCTCGCCGGAGTGGTGTCACCGCCGCCTGCTGGCTCGTATCCACCGCCTGACAATCGGAATCTTACGCAAAGAAGTGGAGCCGGTGACGGCGGCAGACTTCATGCGGTTCTTGCTGCAATGGCAGCATGTCCTGCCGGGATCGCGCCAGCATGGTGAAGTCGGCCTCCAACAAGTGATTGGACAACTGGCGGGATTCGAGGCGGCTGCGTCTGCATGGGAACCACAGCTGCTACGCGTGCGCATGGCCAAGTATGAACCTGAACTTTTAGACCGGCTTTGTCTCAGTGGCGCAGCGAGTTGGGGGCGACTCTCTACTCATCCAAGGTTTCTGCAAGCCGGTGAACCGGAGCGTCGACGAATTATCCCCACGAGCGTAGCTCCTATCAGTCTTTTCCCGCGTGAAGACGGTGAGTGGTTGCTGAATGCTTTCCTCGACGCGGCGTGCCGCCCCGACACGAATGCCCAGTTGAGTACGGTGGCGCAGGACTTGCGCCGTGCCTTGCAACAGCATGGAGCAAGTTTTTTCACCGATCTGGTGAAGGTCACCAACCATCTTCCGGCGGAGGTGGAGAACGGACTATGGGAATTAGTGGCGGCAGGGTTGGTGACGGCTGATGGATTCGACAATCTCCGTGCTCTCATGGATCCGCATCGACGTCGTGCGGAAGGTCGTGAACGAGCTCGTCGACCTCGACATTCATCCGGACGATGGTCGCTGCTCCTGTCACCGAATAGGGCAGGGATCAATGGCCAATCTTCAATCGGGACGAACTCAGCACTCAGCACTCAACCGTGCGAGCGCACAGCTCGCCTGTTACTACGTCGCTATGGGGTTGTGTTTCGCGATGTGCTGGCACGAGAGTCATTGGTTCAGTCGTGGCGGGATTTGCTTGTGCAATATCGACGCATGGAGATGGCCGGCGAGGTACGAGGCGGGAGATTTGTGAACGGATTTACCGGAGAGCAGTTTGCGTTGCCGGAAGCGGTGGAGTCGCTGCGAGCGATGCGAAAGCAAGAGACATCTTCCGGTGCTGGGCACGAGGTTAAACTCTCAGCGACGGATCCGTTGAATCTCGTCGGCGTGATTCTCCCGGGACCACGTATTCCATCGGTCCCGACGAATTTTGTGGTGTTCAAGGATGGCGCACTGATCCGCACCGTGATCGGACGGCAAGGTAACGCGGCGCATTCTGTTGCCGAGCAGATCAGCACGGCAACAGCTCGACAGCCTGCATGA
- a CDS encoding IS4 family transposase codes for MNASCSLFSQILKLIPRTDFERIVKGTRDEYRSKGLSSWSQFVGMLFCQLGRAHSLREIEGGLKSCEGKLIHLGITASVRSSLSYANSHRPWELFEKVFYSLFKMVAAKTQGHGKFRFKNKLVSLDSTTIDLCLSMYDWAKFRRTKGAVKLHLVLDHDGYLPCFGLITDGKVHDVRAAHQMDFASGTIVVDDRGYNDYRLFAKWTTAQVFFVTRMKDNAQFEVLDERDPPQNRRILKDQTIRLTGVGAQEKCAHLLRRIEALREDTGEVLAFLTNHHELGASTVAAIYKDRWQIELFFKALKQNLKIKTFVGTSANAVKTQIWTALISMLLLRYLQRSSRFGWSLANLVALLRMNLFTHRDLMAWLDEPFTTPPHQQDYPQALLAFA; via the coding sequence GTGAACGCATCATGCAGCCTGTTCAGCCAAATACTCAAGCTCATTCCACGCACCGACTTCGAGCGCATCGTCAAGGGGACGAGGGACGAATATCGCAGCAAGGGTTTGTCGAGCTGGAGTCAGTTTGTGGGGATGCTGTTCTGCCAGCTCGGTCGGGCTCATTCGCTGAGGGAGATTGAGGGCGGGCTGAAAAGCTGCGAAGGCAAGCTGATCCACTTGGGGATCACCGCCTCAGTCCGCTCCTCGCTGTCATACGCGAACAGCCACCGTCCGTGGGAGTTGTTCGAAAAAGTTTTCTACAGCCTATTCAAGATGGTCGCCGCCAAAACGCAGGGGCACGGCAAGTTCCGGTTCAAGAACAAGCTGGTCAGTCTCGATTCGACCACGATCGATCTGTGCCTGTCGATGTACGACTGGGCGAAGTTTCGCCGCACCAAGGGTGCGGTCAAGCTCCATTTGGTGCTCGACCACGATGGCTATCTGCCCTGTTTCGGCCTCATCACCGATGGGAAGGTGCATGATGTCAGAGCGGCCCACCAGATGGACTTCGCCTCTGGCACGATCGTGGTGGATGATCGGGGCTACAACGACTATCGCTTGTTCGCCAAATGGACCACCGCCCAGGTGTTCTTCGTCACGCGCATGAAGGACAACGCCCAGTTCGAAGTGCTCGATGAGAGAGACCCGCCCCAGAACCGCCGCATCCTCAAGGATCAGACCATTCGGCTCACCGGTGTGGGAGCCCAGGAGAAGTGTGCACATCTGTTGCGCCGTATCGAAGCGCTCCGCGAGGATACCGGCGAAGTCCTGGCGTTCCTGACCAACCACCACGAGCTGGGCGCCAGCACCGTCGCCGCCATTTACAAGGATCGCTGGCAGATCGAGCTGTTCTTCAAGGCCCTGAAGCAGAACCTGAAGATCAAGACGTTCGTCGGCACCTCGGCCAACGCGGTGAAGACCCAGATTTGGACCGCATTGATCTCGATGCTACTGCTGCGCTACCTGCAACGGTCCTCCCGTTTCGGCTGGAGTCTCGCCAACCTGGTGGCGCTGCTGCGCATGAATCTCTTTACCCACCGCGATCTGATGGCCTGGCTCGACGAACCGTTCACCACGCCACCTCATCAACAGGACTACCCCCAAGCCCTCTTGGCCTTCGCCTGA
- a CDS encoding IS1595 family transposase, whose product MHRSHVPIQAWFWAAYLVATHTPGISAVQLQRQLGIGGYQHAWHLLHRLRKGMVNDNRTKLSGLVAVDETHIGGSVKGKKGRGVAAGAQKSLVAGAVEVLVYTDVQGKRRERAGRLRLAPSADASGMALGRF is encoded by the coding sequence ATGCATCGTTCGCACGTCCCGATCCAAGCGTGGTTCTGGGCAGCCTACTTGGTTGCGACTCACACTCCTGGAATCAGCGCCGTGCAACTACAGCGACAGCTTGGGATTGGCGGGTATCAGCACGCCTGGCACCTGCTCCATCGGCTGCGCAAGGGGATGGTCAATGACAACCGCACAAAACTCTCGGGGCTTGTGGCGGTGGATGAAACACACATCGGAGGATCGGTAAAAGGCAAGAAGGGCCGTGGCGTTGCCGCAGGAGCGCAGAAGAGCCTGGTGGCCGGTGCGGTGGAAGTGCTGGTCTACACCGATGTCCAGGGCAAGCGCCGAGAACGCGCAGGCCGGCTCCGGCTTGCGCCGAGTGCCGATGCCAGCGGGATGGCGCTGGGGCGTTTCTGA
- a CDS encoding transposase, which translates to MEGGSQVRTAGWRGYSESALEEYHHHIRVVGAPRQAARRFPHIHRVVSNLKAWLNGTHHGVEPKHLPSYWDEFVVRFNRRQTPMAAFQTLLGISAQKSPIALIELLSPESK; encoded by the coding sequence GTGGAAGGCGGCAGCCAAGTAAGAACCGCCGGTTGGCGTGGGTACTCGGAGTCCGCCCTGGAAGAGTACCACCATCACATCCGCGTCGTCGGTGCTCCTCGCCAAGCCGCGCGACGGTTTCCCCACATCCACCGCGTAGTCAGCAATCTCAAGGCGTGGCTGAACGGCACGCATCACGGGGTCGAGCCCAAGCATCTTCCGAGCTATTGGGACGAGTTTGTCGTTCGTTTCAACCGGCGTCAGACCCCGATGGCCGCCTTTCAAACGTTGCTGGGCATCTCGGCACAGAAAAGCCCCATTGCGCTCATCGAATTACTGTCACCGGAGTCAAAGTAA
- a CDS encoding Uma2 family endonuclease — MATQTGHLRLTYEDYRLIPDDGKRHELIDGEHVMSPSPNTKHQRIAGALLTALKNFLREHPLGEIFIAPYDVVLSDFDVVQPDLIFVATAQAAIVTEANIHGVPTLVVEILSEGNRKLDETIKRQRYEHYGIPEYWIIDPALDQVKMYRLTDGRYGQAVVLSLEVQELLTTPLLPALSLPLSTLFK, encoded by the coding sequence ATGGCAACCCAGACCGGTCATCTAAGACTGACGTACGAAGACTACCGGCTTATCCCGGACGATGGGAAACGCCATGAGTTGATCGATGGAGAGCATGTCATGTCGCCATCGCCCAATACCAAGCATCAACGCATAGCTGGAGCGCTCTTGACTGCCTTGAAGAACTTTCTTCGCGAGCATCCCTTGGGCGAGATCTTCATCGCGCCCTATGATGTCGTCCTCTCCGACTTCGATGTCGTACAGCCCGATCTGATTTTTGTCGCCACGGCCCAAGCTGCAATCGTGACCGAGGCAAACATTCATGGGGTTCCGACCTTGGTCGTTGAAATTCTGTCCGAAGGCAACCGGAAGCTGGACGAAACGATCAAACGCCAACGGTACGAGCATTACGGTATCCCGGAATATTGGATCATCGATCCGGCACTGGATCAGGTGAAAATGTACCGACTCACCGACGGCCGCTATGGCCAAGCTGTGGTCCTGAGCCTAGAAGTCCAAGAGCTGCTCACCACGCCGCTGCTGCCGGCTCTGAGCCTGCCTCTCTCCACACTGTTTAAGTGA
- a CDS encoding radical SAM protein — protein sequence MGRHKIGLIIPHPEDQKWDSVWKLFRTPNLNLPTLAALIPEDEWDIEIQDEIVGPLDFTRDYDLVFITVTTVVAVRAYEVARLFRERGAKVVLGGIHPSTMPDEAIKHADAVVIGEGELTVPRLIEDFKKGKMQPQYRMPHMVEKWDEKPPRWDLLPPGYMFRDALTATRGCNYRCTFCSIHLALGGGAYGFRKKPPVDVVKLVEKMNGPMVMFWDDDLLSDPAYTRELCLAMKPLGKKWMSQMSATYVAHHPELLKTLKESGCSAMFMGIESINQDSLRSVDKQNQAKLYEEMIKRIHDQGIDIHAGFICGLDHEDVFDFERTAEWATKMGLAGALWRIMTPYPGTKQFAELKAAGRILTENWTAYTGEHVVYKPAKMTVEQLYWGHKWAKGQFYSYRSIGQRAIQRASQNGFGELLNITGCGLGYRSMFHLAADSAPVNVYRDMNHLPPQEEPIAYRFPYPPKKRFSFITHRLDQLRSKVQPRPRINKC from the coding sequence ATGGGGCGTCACAAGATCGGTCTCATTATTCCACATCCTGAAGATCAGAAATGGGATTCGGTCTGGAAACTATTCCGTACGCCCAATTTGAACCTCCCAACGCTCGCCGCCCTTATTCCCGAGGACGAATGGGACATCGAAATCCAAGACGAAATCGTCGGGCCTCTGGACTTCACACGTGACTATGATTTGGTGTTCATTACTGTGACCACGGTCGTGGCTGTGCGGGCGTACGAAGTGGCTCGTCTCTTCCGCGAACGAGGCGCCAAGGTCGTGCTCGGCGGTATTCACCCTTCGACTATGCCGGATGAAGCCATCAAACATGCCGATGCAGTCGTCATTGGGGAAGGAGAGCTGACTGTCCCACGGCTGATCGAAGATTTCAAGAAAGGCAAGATGCAACCGCAGTACCGCATGCCCCATATGGTCGAGAAATGGGACGAAAAGCCTCCACGCTGGGATCTGTTACCGCCAGGCTACATGTTTCGTGATGCACTGACGGCGACAAGAGGATGTAATTATCGCTGCACATTCTGTTCAATTCATTTGGCCTTAGGAGGCGGCGCATACGGCTTCCGGAAGAAGCCACCGGTGGACGTGGTCAAACTGGTCGAGAAAATGAACGGGCCGATGGTGATGTTTTGGGACGATGATTTGTTGTCGGACCCGGCCTATACGCGGGAACTCTGCCTGGCCATGAAGCCTCTCGGGAAGAAGTGGATGAGCCAAATGAGCGCGACCTACGTGGCTCATCATCCCGAGTTGCTCAAGACATTGAAAGAGTCAGGTTGCTCGGCAATGTTCATGGGCATCGAATCGATCAATCAAGATTCGCTCAGGTCCGTCGACAAACAAAATCAGGCAAAGCTGTATGAGGAGATGATCAAGCGCATTCACGACCAAGGAATCGATATTCATGCGGGATTTATCTGCGGCTTGGACCATGAAGATGTCTTTGACTTCGAACGCACTGCCGAATGGGCGACGAAGATGGGATTGGCGGGAGCGCTCTGGCGGATTATGACCCCCTATCCCGGCACCAAGCAGTTTGCGGAACTCAAGGCAGCCGGACGGATCCTTACAGAGAATTGGACCGCGTACACCGGCGAGCATGTCGTGTACAAGCCGGCCAAGATGACCGTCGAGCAATTGTACTGGGGGCACAAGTGGGCGAAGGGACAGTTCTATTCGTATCGTTCCATCGGACAGCGGGCGATTCAGCGGGCCTCTCAAAACGGGTTCGGCGAGTTGCTCAACATTACCGGTTGTGGACTGGGCTACCGCTCCATGTTTCACCTCGCGGCAGATTCTGCCCCGGTCAATGTCTATCGCGACATGAACCACTTGCCGCCGCAAGAGGAGCCTATCGCCTATCGGTTCCCCTATCCGCCGAAGAAACGATTCAGCTTTATCACGCATCGATTGGACCAACTCCGTTCAAAGGTGCAGCCGAGACCGAGAATCAATAAATGCTGA
- the pyk gene encoding pyruvate kinase, producing MNMRKAKIVCTIGPASSSPALLDRLIENGMDAARLNFSHGTHESHAAAITEIRRAASRRGAAVAIIQDLQGPRIRVGLLPREGIDVTAGQIVRLLPSSSPSRPFDLQSESAGIPEVPTTYAFLTRDVRAGARVLINDGLIELRADRVTNDVVDCTVLTGGNITSHKGINLPNTHISAPTLTEKDREDMRFGVTQGVDYVALSFVRGPQDIEAARTVLAGYGGHLPIIAKIERAEAVASLNDILEQADGVMIARGDLGVEMGPEAVPILQKRIIVEANRRRRLVITATQMLESMTKASRPTRAEASDVANAVFDGSDVLMLSAETAVGVHPIDTIQVMDRIIRAAEEGTEPGTVSKRYTDLPDTSFAEAICNAASSAARAINAGAIVAFSERGATARLISKQRPAAPIIAFTPFERVRQQMALYWGVRPYTMPQIEQTDARVDEAERRLKQEGLAKTGGKIVILSGTRVGQPGGTNLIKLHEVT from the coding sequence ATGAACATGCGAAAGGCCAAAATCGTCTGCACCATCGGGCCGGCGAGCAGTTCGCCGGCGCTGTTGGACCGATTGATTGAAAACGGCATGGATGCCGCTCGGCTGAATTTCTCTCACGGTACGCATGAATCTCATGCCGCGGCCATCACCGAGATTCGTCGAGCGGCATCCCGCAGAGGCGCCGCGGTGGCGATCATCCAGGACCTACAAGGTCCCAGGATTCGCGTGGGGCTCTTGCCGAGGGAAGGAATCGACGTGACAGCCGGGCAGATAGTACGCCTGCTGCCCTCGTCGTCTCCTTCGAGGCCGTTCGACCTTCAATCCGAATCCGCCGGCATACCTGAAGTCCCGACGACCTACGCATTCCTGACTCGCGATGTTCGTGCAGGCGCCAGGGTGTTGATCAACGATGGGCTCATTGAACTGCGCGCCGATCGTGTCACAAATGATGTCGTCGACTGTACGGTCCTGACCGGCGGCAACATAACTTCGCACAAAGGCATTAACCTGCCGAACACTCACATCAGCGCCCCGACCCTGACTGAAAAAGATCGGGAGGACATGCGATTCGGCGTCACACAGGGTGTGGACTATGTCGCGCTCTCGTTCGTGAGAGGCCCGCAGGATATCGAGGCCGCGCGGACCGTCTTGGCGGGATATGGCGGTCATCTCCCGATCATCGCCAAGATTGAGCGGGCCGAAGCCGTCGCTTCATTAAACGACATTCTGGAACAGGCGGACGGCGTGATGATCGCGCGCGGCGATCTGGGCGTGGAGATGGGTCCTGAAGCGGTGCCGATTCTCCAGAAACGCATCATCGTAGAAGCCAATCGTCGGCGTCGCCTGGTCATCACCGCCACCCAGATGCTGGAGTCGATGACCAAGGCATCGCGTCCGACCAGAGCGGAAGCCTCCGATGTCGCCAACGCCGTGTTCGACGGCAGTGACGTCCTGATGCTCTCGGCTGAAACCGCCGTCGGCGTCCATCCCATCGACACAATTCAAGTCATGGACCGCATCATTCGCGCGGCAGAGGAAGGCACCGAGCCCGGCACCGTGTCCAAACGCTACACCGACCTCCCCGATACGTCGTTTGCTGAGGCGATCTGCAATGCCGCCTCATCCGCCGCCAGAGCCATCAACGCCGGCGCTATCGTGGCCTTTAGTGAGCGGGGTGCGACCGCTCGGCTGATCTCCAAGCAGCGACCGGCGGCGCCGATCATCGCCTTTACTCCCTTCGAGAGGGTCAGGCAGCAGATGGCCCTCTACTGGGGCGTGCGTCCGTACACCATGCCGCAGATCGAGCAGACCGATGCTCGCGTAGATGAAGCGGAACGGCGGTTGAAGCAAGAAGGGTTGGCTAAAACCGGAGGGAAAATCGTGATCTTGTCGGGGACACGCGTGGGACAACCGGGCGGGACCAATCTCATCAAATTGCATGAAGTCACGTAG
- a CDS encoding P-loop NTPase, with product MATLISVASGKGGVGKSVVSANLALALAKRGRQVRLADLDVGGADAHIMFGELNPPVTLTDFLSKRAARLEEVAIPVTFHPNLRLIAGTGDTLATANMAYARKKRLTKQFRDLEVDIVVIDIGAGTNFHALDFFLMADIHLAVATPEPTAVLDLYRFIKLAAIRRVLTGVLARTPLSEVLSNRDFTSVEEVMDVAGATEPEERDAAAATLQSFRPGLIINRVSDSSRVNVLYLRKILHQYVGGDLTLLGEIPEDPAVSQAVRKFLPVIEAAPESPAAKGLLAVSAAVEQLISASVGRSKEEAQQPEEKQTRVLLSNPACSQDPQASSPLKPEVPPPSIEPKQPVCGSTIHHSSGLVA from the coding sequence ATGGCAACCCTCATTTCTGTGGCATCCGGCAAGGGCGGAGTGGGTAAGAGCGTGGTTTCAGCCAACCTTGCGTTGGCACTGGCGAAGCGCGGGCGGCAGGTTCGGCTGGCCGACCTCGACGTGGGTGGGGCCGATGCCCACATCATGTTTGGAGAATTGAATCCGCCGGTGACGTTGACGGATTTTTTGAGTAAGCGGGCTGCCCGGTTGGAGGAGGTCGCCATTCCCGTCACGTTTCACCCGAACCTCCGTCTCATTGCGGGTACCGGTGATACCCTGGCGACCGCCAACATGGCCTACGCCCGCAAAAAGCGGCTGACGAAACAATTCCGGGATCTTGAGGTCGACATCGTGGTGATCGACATCGGGGCTGGCACCAATTTCCACGCGCTCGACTTTTTCCTGATGGCCGACATTCATCTGGCCGTGGCCACTCCCGAGCCGACGGCAGTGCTGGATCTCTACCGATTCATTAAGCTGGCCGCGATCCGTCGCGTATTGACCGGCGTTCTTGCCCGAACCCCCCTGTCGGAGGTCCTCTCCAACCGAGACTTCACGAGTGTGGAGGAAGTCATGGACGTTGCTGGTGCCACCGAGCCAGAGGAGCGTGACGCAGCAGCTGCCACATTGCAATCGTTTCGGCCCGGGCTGATCATCAATCGGGTGTCCGACAGTTCTCGGGTCAATGTCCTGTACCTTCGCAAAATTCTCCATCAATACGTTGGTGGAGACCTAACTCTGCTCGGTGAGATTCCCGAGGATCCAGCCGTGAGCCAGGCGGTACGGAAGTTCCTGCCGGTCATCGAAGCAGCCCCGGAGTCCCCAGCCGCCAAAGGTCTGTTGGCCGTCTCCGCTGCCGTTGAGCAATTAATCTCGGCGTCTGTCGGCAGAAGCAAAGAGGAGGCCCAGCAACCGGAAGAGAAGCAGACACGAGTCCTGCTATCCAATCCGGCATGTTCCCAAGATCCTCAGGCCTCTAGTCCTCTGAAACCGGAGGTTCCGCCTCCTTCAATTGAACCGAAACAGCCCGTTTGTGGCAGTACCATCCACCACAGCAGCGGGCTAGTCGCCTAA